A genomic stretch from Falco naumanni isolate bFalNau1 chromosome 8, bFalNau1.pat, whole genome shotgun sequence includes:
- the LOC121092563 gene encoding MRN complex-interacting protein isoform X3 gives MARAAGRMAPQFWVLRCCSCRLFQVQQIYGQGSGLDCRHHVQKLNLLQGEAEEAVRWTSRCTEESVNDSKNIAAEHEGSSVQQEGRAQVSRWSKYLDKNSEDQEDGEEEADRERQQFCFRKNTVEEQRKHQKSFLSSDVAEYLEENGVFHLAYQAKKVKTAERKKRLVAVPDPDHGDAVSGDRMVPVVCKSVVPEENTQTPAACNKPSKWEKFLTCSDNCSGNAARATLSPQEGSGRLGLCSTSAAAAGMPSKRSEQAGRTRCQGTGFEFAECIVGTGQLASELPGTMVPSASCSVKDDVLLKAPQSHLIGAGSGGVTTAGGCCLDSMSKAKANTLTNCNAGPRPSNISSERLFCTGEEFDDDL, from the exons ATGGCGAGGGCGGCCGGCAGGATGGCGCCGCAGTTCTGGGTGCTGCGGTGCTGCTCCTGCCGTCTCTTCCAGGTGCAGCAG atttACGGCCAAGGGTCTGGCCTGGACTGTAGGCACCATGTCCAGAAATTAAACTTGCTGCAGGGAGAGGCGGAGGAAGCAGTCAGGTGGACATCTCG GTGCACAGAAGAATCTgtaaatgacagcaaaaatatAGCAGCAGAACATGAAGGCAGTTCAGTCCAGCAG GAGGGAAGGGCACAGGTCAGTCGCTGGAGTAAGTATCTGGACAAGAACAGTGAAGATCAGgaagatggggaggaggaggcagatAGAGAAAGGCAACAGTTCTGTTTCCGGAAGAACACAGTGGAAGAACAAAG GAAACACCAGAAAAGCTTCCTCTCCAGTGATGTTGCAGagtatttagaagaaaatggagTTTTCCATCTTGCCTACCAAGccaaaaaagttaaaactgcTGAG cgCAAGAAACGTTTAGTGGCAGTGCCAGATCCAGATCATGGAGATGCCGTTTCTGGAGACAGGATGGTTCCTGTTGTCTGCAAGTCTGTAGTGCCTGAGGAGAATACACAAACCCCAGCTGCTTGTAACAAGCCCTCAAAGTGGGAAAAATTTCTCACATGTTCTGACAACTGTAGTGGAAATGCTGCCAGGGCCACCTTGTCACCACAGGAGGGCAGTGGAAGGTTGGGACTATGCAGCACCAGTGCAGCGGCTGCTGGTATGCCCAGTAAGCGCTCAGAACAGGCTGGAAGAACTCGATGTCAAGGTACAGGTTTTGAATTTGCAGAGTGTATTGTTGGTACTGGGCAGCTTGCCTCAGAATTGCCTGGCACCATGGTCCCCAGTGCCAGTTGCTCAGTTAAGGACGATGTGTTGTTGAAAGCCCCTCAAAGCCATTTGATAGGGGCAGGATCTGGTGGTGTAACCACTGCAGGAGGGTGCTGCTTGGATAGCATGAGCAAGGCGAAGGCAAACACCCTTACTAACTGTAACGCTGGGCCAAGGCCTAGCAATATTTCTTCTGAACGACTCTTCTGCACAGGGGAGGAGTTTGATGATGATCTCTGA
- the LOC121092563 gene encoding MRN complex-interacting protein isoform X1, with the protein MARAAGRMAPQFWVLRCCSCRLFQVQQAKRSGKWSCSVCGQRQAVQKIYGQGSGLDCRHHVQKLNLLQGEAEEAVRWTSRCTEESVNDSKNIAAEHEGSSVQQEGRAQVSRWSKYLDKNSEDQEDGEEEADRERQQFCFRKNTVEEQRKHQKSFLSSDVAEYLEENGVFHLAYQAKKVKTAERKKRLVAVPDPDHGDAVSGDRMVPVVCKSVVPEENTQTPAACNKPSKWEKFLTCSDNCSGNAARATLSPQEGSGRLGLCSTSAAAAGMPSKRSEQAGRTRCQGTGFEFAECIVGTGQLASELPGTMVPSASCSVKDDVLLKAPQSHLIGAGSGGVTTAGGCCLDSMSKAKANTLTNCNAGPRPSNISSERLFCTGEEFDDDL; encoded by the exons ATGGCGAGGGCGGCCGGCAGGATGGCGCCGCAGTTCTGGGTGCTGCGGTGCTGCTCCTGCCGTCTCTTCCAGGTGCAGCAG GCCAAGCGGAGCGGGAAGTGGAGCTGCAGTGTGTGCGGCCAGCGGCAGGCGGTGCAGAAG atttACGGCCAAGGGTCTGGCCTGGACTGTAGGCACCATGTCCAGAAATTAAACTTGCTGCAGGGAGAGGCGGAGGAAGCAGTCAGGTGGACATCTCG GTGCACAGAAGAATCTgtaaatgacagcaaaaatatAGCAGCAGAACATGAAGGCAGTTCAGTCCAGCAG GAGGGAAGGGCACAGGTCAGTCGCTGGAGTAAGTATCTGGACAAGAACAGTGAAGATCAGgaagatggggaggaggaggcagatAGAGAAAGGCAACAGTTCTGTTTCCGGAAGAACACAGTGGAAGAACAAAG GAAACACCAGAAAAGCTTCCTCTCCAGTGATGTTGCAGagtatttagaagaaaatggagTTTTCCATCTTGCCTACCAAGccaaaaaagttaaaactgcTGAG cgCAAGAAACGTTTAGTGGCAGTGCCAGATCCAGATCATGGAGATGCCGTTTCTGGAGACAGGATGGTTCCTGTTGTCTGCAAGTCTGTAGTGCCTGAGGAGAATACACAAACCCCAGCTGCTTGTAACAAGCCCTCAAAGTGGGAAAAATTTCTCACATGTTCTGACAACTGTAGTGGAAATGCTGCCAGGGCCACCTTGTCACCACAGGAGGGCAGTGGAAGGTTGGGACTATGCAGCACCAGTGCAGCGGCTGCTGGTATGCCCAGTAAGCGCTCAGAACAGGCTGGAAGAACTCGATGTCAAGGTACAGGTTTTGAATTTGCAGAGTGTATTGTTGGTACTGGGCAGCTTGCCTCAGAATTGCCTGGCACCATGGTCCCCAGTGCCAGTTGCTCAGTTAAGGACGATGTGTTGTTGAAAGCCCCTCAAAGCCATTTGATAGGGGCAGGATCTGGTGGTGTAACCACTGCAGGAGGGTGCTGCTTGGATAGCATGAGCAAGGCGAAGGCAAACACCCTTACTAACTGTAACGCTGGGCCAAGGCCTAGCAATATTTCTTCTGAACGACTCTTCTGCACAGGGGAGGAGTTTGATGATGATCTCTGA
- the LOC121092563 gene encoding MRN complex-interacting protein isoform X2 gives MARAAGRMAPQFWVLRCCSCRLFQAKRSGKWSCSVCGQRQAVQKIYGQGSGLDCRHHVQKLNLLQGEAEEAVRWTSRCTEESVNDSKNIAAEHEGSSVQQEGRAQVSRWSKYLDKNSEDQEDGEEEADRERQQFCFRKNTVEEQRKHQKSFLSSDVAEYLEENGVFHLAYQAKKVKTAERKKRLVAVPDPDHGDAVSGDRMVPVVCKSVVPEENTQTPAACNKPSKWEKFLTCSDNCSGNAARATLSPQEGSGRLGLCSTSAAAAGMPSKRSEQAGRTRCQGTGFEFAECIVGTGQLASELPGTMVPSASCSVKDDVLLKAPQSHLIGAGSGGVTTAGGCCLDSMSKAKANTLTNCNAGPRPSNISSERLFCTGEEFDDDL, from the exons ATGGCGAGGGCGGCCGGCAGGATGGCGCCGCAGTTCTGGGTGCTGCGGTGCTGCTCCTGCCGTCTCTTCCAG GCCAAGCGGAGCGGGAAGTGGAGCTGCAGTGTGTGCGGCCAGCGGCAGGCGGTGCAGAAG atttACGGCCAAGGGTCTGGCCTGGACTGTAGGCACCATGTCCAGAAATTAAACTTGCTGCAGGGAGAGGCGGAGGAAGCAGTCAGGTGGACATCTCG GTGCACAGAAGAATCTgtaaatgacagcaaaaatatAGCAGCAGAACATGAAGGCAGTTCAGTCCAGCAG GAGGGAAGGGCACAGGTCAGTCGCTGGAGTAAGTATCTGGACAAGAACAGTGAAGATCAGgaagatggggaggaggaggcagatAGAGAAAGGCAACAGTTCTGTTTCCGGAAGAACACAGTGGAAGAACAAAG GAAACACCAGAAAAGCTTCCTCTCCAGTGATGTTGCAGagtatttagaagaaaatggagTTTTCCATCTTGCCTACCAAGccaaaaaagttaaaactgcTGAG cgCAAGAAACGTTTAGTGGCAGTGCCAGATCCAGATCATGGAGATGCCGTTTCTGGAGACAGGATGGTTCCTGTTGTCTGCAAGTCTGTAGTGCCTGAGGAGAATACACAAACCCCAGCTGCTTGTAACAAGCCCTCAAAGTGGGAAAAATTTCTCACATGTTCTGACAACTGTAGTGGAAATGCTGCCAGGGCCACCTTGTCACCACAGGAGGGCAGTGGAAGGTTGGGACTATGCAGCACCAGTGCAGCGGCTGCTGGTATGCCCAGTAAGCGCTCAGAACAGGCTGGAAGAACTCGATGTCAAGGTACAGGTTTTGAATTTGCAGAGTGTATTGTTGGTACTGGGCAGCTTGCCTCAGAATTGCCTGGCACCATGGTCCCCAGTGCCAGTTGCTCAGTTAAGGACGATGTGTTGTTGAAAGCCCCTCAAAGCCATTTGATAGGGGCAGGATCTGGTGGTGTAACCACTGCAGGAGGGTGCTGCTTGGATAGCATGAGCAAGGCGAAGGCAAACACCCTTACTAACTGTAACGCTGGGCCAAGGCCTAGCAATATTTCTTCTGAACGACTCTTCTGCACAGGGGAGGAGTTTGATGATGATCTCTGA